The following proteins are encoded in a genomic region of Chloroflexaceae bacterium:
- a CDS encoding ABC transporter permease subunit translates to MNTLRIQTIIDKEWAEVFKNRLVLFIVLALPLLLTVLPLAILAGAPGLTAPDGNISDLPPSMLRACGPLTPGECLQVYIVNQFLTLFMIMPLFIPITIAAYSVVGEKTTRSLEPLLATPITTEELLAGKGLAAVIPAVLATWLGFAIFVAGVLLLRAPPAVVLNLFSP, encoded by the coding sequence ATGAACACCCTCCGCATCCAGACCATTATTGACAAGGAGTGGGCTGAGGTCTTCAAGAACCGGCTGGTGCTCTTCATCGTGCTGGCCCTGCCACTGTTGCTGACGGTCCTGCCGCTCGCCATTCTGGCCGGCGCGCCCGGCCTGACGGCCCCCGACGGCAACATCTCCGACCTGCCGCCCAGCATGTTGCGCGCCTGCGGGCCGCTCACGCCGGGTGAGTGCCTACAGGTCTACATCGTCAACCAGTTCCTGACCCTGTTTATGATCATGCCGCTCTTCATCCCGATTACGATTGCGGCCTACAGCGTCGTCGGCGAGAAGACCACGCGCAGCCTGGAGCCGCTGCTGGCCACGCCCATCACCACCGAGGAACTGCTGGCGGGCAAAGGGCTGGCCGCCGTCATCCCGGCGGTGCTGGCCACTTGGCTGGGCTTCGCCATCTTTGTCGCCGGCGTCCTTCTCTTGCGCGCGCCGCCCGCCGTCGTCCTCAACCTGTTCAGCCCG